Proteins co-encoded in one Acidimicrobiia bacterium genomic window:
- a CDS encoding YvcK family protein → MNIVMLSGGVGGARLARGLARAPGVDLTVVVNVGDDDTDYGLAVSPDLDTVMYTIVGSESEAGFGLAYDSFAVMNRLEDFGINTAMRIGDRDIAAKLFRTIELHRGIPLSEIIGRMAEVLSIEATILPATDDSLRTEILTADGDWLSFREYFVTRGHEDEVVDLRFAGANLATPAPGVISAITNADAIVIGPSNPPLSIWPILAVAGISDAIIDRPRVIAVSPLIGGKALKGPADRVLVSLGLPPGNEGVLAAYGGLINELVIDQQDATDRGHLTALGARVHVRNTRLATMEASVNFAEWLIEVL, encoded by the coding sequence ATGAATATCGTCATGTTATCGGGTGGAGTCGGAGGGGCGCGACTTGCGCGTGGATTGGCTCGCGCCCCCGGGGTCGACCTCACCGTGGTCGTAAACGTGGGTGACGACGACACCGATTACGGACTGGCAGTATCTCCAGATCTCGACACCGTTATGTACACCATCGTCGGCTCCGAATCAGAGGCCGGCTTCGGACTTGCCTACGACTCATTTGCGGTCATGAACCGACTTGAGGACTTCGGGATCAACACGGCCATGCGGATCGGCGATCGCGATATCGCCGCCAAGCTGTTCCGCACCATCGAACTCCATCGCGGGATCCCGCTCTCGGAAATCATCGGACGAATGGCTGAGGTGCTCAGCATCGAAGCGACCATCCTGCCGGCCACCGACGACTCGCTCCGCACCGAGATCCTCACCGCTGACGGTGACTGGCTGTCATTTCGGGAATACTTCGTCACGCGCGGGCACGAAGACGAAGTAGTCGATCTGAGATTCGCCGGCGCCAACCTCGCTACGCCTGCCCCAGGCGTGATCTCGGCCATCACCAACGCCGACGCCATCGTCATCGGCCCGAGCAACCCTCCGCTTTCGATCTGGCCGATCCTCGCCGTCGCGGGTATATCCGATGCCATCATCGACCGACCGCGAGTGATCGCGGTGAGTCCCTTGATCGGGGGGAAGGCCCTCAAGGGTCCGGCCGACCGTGTGCTGGTTTCGCTCGGATTGCCGCCGGGCAATGAGGGGGTTCTCGCCGCCTACGGTGGGCTCATCAACGAACTCGTCATCGACCAGCAAGATGCAACTGACCGGGGCCACCTGACCGCTCTCGGGGCGAGGGTACACGTCCGCAACACCCGCTTGGCAACCATGGAAGCTTCTGTCAACTTTGCCGAGTGGCTGATCGAGGTGCTGTGA
- the cofE gene encoding coenzyme F420-0:L-glutamate ligase: MADRGAVNLEIFGVPGIGEVKAGDEVADLILAALPRPLENADIVVVTHKIVSKAEGSVLAAATDEARKAIVETESAGIVRRRGELIISITRHGFICANAGVDRSNVEPGNVVLLPRDPDASAHRIRHRLERATGTSLGVIITDTFGRPWRRGLTDVAIGISGLPALIDYRGTSDTFGSVLEVTEVAAVDEIAAAADLVMGKATGTPVAVVRGLNLRGEGRAVDLVRPPDEDLFR; the protein is encoded by the coding sequence GTGGCTGATCGAGGTGCTGTGAACCTCGAGATTTTTGGGGTGCCCGGCATCGGGGAAGTCAAGGCCGGCGACGAAGTCGCCGATCTGATCCTGGCAGCACTTCCCCGTCCCCTCGAGAATGCCGATATCGTGGTTGTCACTCACAAAATCGTGTCCAAGGCTGAGGGATCTGTACTGGCAGCAGCCACCGACGAAGCTCGCAAGGCCATTGTTGAAACCGAATCGGCCGGGATCGTCCGCCGGCGCGGAGAGCTGATCATTTCGATAACCAGGCACGGGTTCATCTGCGCCAATGCGGGCGTTGACCGTTCGAACGTCGAACCAGGGAACGTCGTTCTCCTCCCGAGGGATCCCGATGCCAGCGCCCACCGCATCCGGCACCGCCTTGAACGGGCGACCGGCACTTCGCTCGGAGTGATCATCACGGACACGTTCGGGCGGCCCTGGAGACGCGGGTTGACCGACGTGGCCATCGGCATCTCCGGGCTACCAGCCCTGATCGATTACCGGGGAACTTCAGACACGTTTGGTTCGGTTCTCGAGGTGACCGAGGTAGCCGCCGTCGATGAGATCGCTGCGGCCGCGGATCTGGTCATGGGCAAGGCGACCGGCACTCCCGTGGCCGTGGTGCGTGGACTCAACCTCCGCGGTGAGGGACGGGCCGTCGACCTCGTTCGACCGCCGGACGAAGACCTATTCCGCTAA
- a CDS encoding NAD-dependent epimerase/dehydratase family protein, with amino-acid sequence MRAVVTGGAGFIGSHLVDRLVNEGDEVLVIDDLSSGHLDNLKSAREFGSVKVHTMDILDRDLGVVLGRFRPDTVFHLAAQASVSVSMADPMYDAQVNVLGTISVLEACRRSGAGRIVFASSGGALAGPGSVIPTKETQKPRPISPYGVAKLAASEYLAMYQRTYGLDHVVIAPANVYGPRQRAHAEGGVVAIFVETLLAGRPGTIFGGGGQTRDFVFVADVADAFFRASRTTNVGRTYHIGTGTETSISDLYGLIAKATGGPATPIFEAAKPGDIERSALDASAAVRGLDWAPWTAVVEGVAETVRSYR; translated from the coding sequence ATGAGAGCGGTTGTAACAGGCGGAGCCGGGTTTATCGGGTCGCATCTTGTTGACAGGCTCGTCAATGAAGGCGACGAAGTCCTGGTCATTGATGACCTGTCGTCCGGCCATCTCGACAATCTGAAGTCCGCTCGTGAATTCGGCAGCGTGAAAGTCCACACGATGGATATTCTTGATCGTGACCTCGGCGTGGTCCTGGGGCGGTTCCGACCCGACACGGTGTTCCATCTTGCCGCCCAGGCCTCGGTGTCCGTATCCATGGCAGACCCGATGTACGACGCTCAGGTCAATGTACTGGGGACGATTTCGGTGCTCGAGGCCTGCCGCCGATCCGGGGCAGGGAGGATTGTGTTTGCCTCATCGGGAGGTGCTCTTGCCGGGCCTGGTTCGGTAATCCCTACGAAGGAGACGCAGAAGCCTCGTCCGATCTCGCCGTATGGCGTCGCCAAGTTGGCGGCGAGCGAGTATTTGGCCATGTATCAGCGAACCTATGGGCTCGACCATGTGGTGATCGCTCCAGCGAACGTCTACGGACCAAGGCAGAGGGCCCACGCCGAGGGCGGTGTGGTGGCCATCTTCGTTGAGACGTTGCTGGCGGGAAGACCAGGAACCATTTTCGGAGGGGGCGGCCAAACCCGCGATTTTGTCTTTGTGGCAGATGTGGCAGACGCCTTCTTCAGGGCGAGTCGAACCACGAATGTCGGGCGGACGTATCACATCGGTACCGGCACGGAAACGAGTATCTCGGATTTGTATGGCCTCATTGCCAAGGCAACCGGTGGTCCGGCCACACCGATCTTCGAAGCTGCCAAACCGGGAGATATCGAGAGATCGGCTCTTGACGCATCGGCAGCCGTGCGAGGCCTTGATTGGGCCCCATGGACGGCGGTTGTCGAAGGAGTAGCCGAGACGGTTCGCTCGTACCGTTAG
- a CDS encoding glycosyltransferase family 2 protein: protein MTYSKLTVIIPVFNERRTIAEAIRRARADLLPVDRELIVVDDGSTDGTQEVVRQLVDSTVRFIEQPSNQGKGAAVRRGIEAATGDVLVIYDADLEYDPRDWAAMLRPLNEGLAKVVYGSRFTGERRNMMFWHWVGNRFLSLVTNVLYNTTISDMETCSKMIDTKVAQGLVLTSNRFDIEPEITAKLLRSGHRIWEVPITYAGREVDEGKKISWKDGLPALVALVKWRFVPRRHWSRSE, encoded by the coding sequence ATGACCTATTCCAAACTGACGGTAATTATCCCGGTTTTCAACGAGCGGCGTACGATCGCCGAGGCGATCCGGCGCGCTCGCGCGGATCTCCTGCCGGTCGATCGGGAGCTGATCGTCGTTGATGACGGTTCGACCGATGGTACCCAGGAGGTCGTACGTCAGTTGGTGGACTCGACCGTTCGTTTCATCGAGCAGCCGTCCAATCAGGGAAAAGGGGCGGCGGTTCGGAGAGGGATCGAAGCGGCCACCGGCGATGTGTTGGTCATTTACGATGCCGATCTGGAATACGATCCACGTGATTGGGCGGCCATGCTTCGGCCGCTTAACGAGGGATTGGCCAAAGTGGTTTACGGGTCGAGATTCACCGGTGAGCGTCGCAACATGATGTTCTGGCATTGGGTCGGGAATCGTTTCTTGAGCCTGGTGACCAATGTCCTCTACAACACCACGATCTCAGACATGGAGACATGTTCAAAAATGATTGATACAAAAGTGGCTCAGGGTCTGGTTTTGACCTCGAACCGCTTTGACATCGAACCAGAGATTACGGCCAAGCTTCTCCGGTCCGGCCATCGCATCTGGGAAGTTCCGATTACGTACGCTGGTCGCGAAGTCGACGAAGGCAAGAAGATCAGCTGGAAAGACGGCCTCCCGGCGTTGGTCGCCCTGGTGAAATGGCGGTTCGTGCCGAGACGTCATTGGAGCCGGTCAGAATGA
- a CDS encoding NAD-dependent epimerase/dehydratase family protein: protein MTVGLEPGRALVTGGAGFLGCHLVRRLNADGWDVTVLDDFSSPSPAAAGLPATVVEGSVVSPPLLGQPFQLICHLASPASPPRYLLDPVGTLRTAAEGTRQMLDLAAESGAHFLFTSTSEVYGDPEVHPQAESYPGSVDVRGPRACYDEGKRYAEALVYAYRRSGRHTRSSVVRLFNTYGPGMNPEDGRVVTAFISAALAGKPLPLFGDGSQTRSFCYVDDVVDCLKIIVDRQLPGPLNLGNDVEISMLELADAVQELLGQSGRIFLPLPDGDPKVRRPDLRAIHDATGWRATTDLAFGLERTVEYLRDQT from the coding sequence GTGACGGTCGGTTTGGAACCTGGACGGGCGCTGGTTACCGGTGGGGCGGGCTTCCTGGGCTGCCATTTGGTAAGGCGCCTCAATGCGGATGGCTGGGACGTCACGGTGCTCGATGATTTCTCGTCTCCATCGCCCGCCGCAGCCGGCCTTCCCGCCACCGTGGTGGAAGGGTCTGTAGTGTCACCGCCATTGCTGGGGCAGCCGTTCCAATTGATCTGCCATTTGGCCTCGCCGGCGTCTCCACCCCGGTATCTGTTGGATCCGGTCGGGACGCTACGCACGGCAGCCGAAGGGACTCGACAGATGCTTGATCTGGCCGCCGAATCGGGTGCCCACTTTCTGTTTACGTCAACGTCTGAGGTCTACGGTGATCCCGAAGTTCATCCTCAGGCCGAGAGCTACCCGGGCTCTGTCGACGTTCGGGGACCGCGCGCTTGCTACGACGAGGGCAAACGATATGCCGAAGCTCTCGTCTATGCCTACCGGAGATCGGGACGGCATACGAGATCGTCCGTGGTTCGGCTCTTCAACACCTATGGACCGGGAATGAATCCTGAAGACGGCCGTGTCGTGACCGCGTTCATCTCGGCGGCGTTGGCGGGCAAGCCGTTGCCGCTATTCGGCGACGGATCCCAGACTCGGTCGTTTTGTTACGTCGACGACGTTGTCGATTGTTTGAAGATCATTGTCGACCGACAATTACCCGGACCCTTGAACCTCGGAAATGATGTCGAGATCAGCATGCTTGAATTGGCCGATGCCGTGCAAGAATTGCTCGGCCAGTCAGGACGAATCTTTCTGCCGCTTCCCGATGGTGACCCTAAAGTCCGGAGACCTGACTTGCGTGCTATTCATGATGCGACCGGATGGCGAGCCACCACGGATCTTGCCTTCGGTCTGGAAAGAACCGTCGAGTATCTGAGAGACCAGACATGA
- a CDS encoding UDP-glucose/GDP-mannose dehydrogenase family protein translates to MRVAVIGAGYVGLVQAVGLAHLGNQVTLAERDPARVVEIQEGRSPIFEPGLPELLSATLADGSLLVTDSNQEAVKDAQIVFLALPTPQGDDGEADVSAIYSVADELAAVLPQDCLVVTKSTVPVGTNLEVGIRTGRPVASNPEFLREGSAVTDFMKPDRIVIGTDDRRNVDQLIELYRSIDAPILVTDLTSAEVIKYAANGYLAARVTYANAMANVCEAVGADVRDVLLGIGYDHRIGFSFMRPGPGFGGSCFPKDTRALVRLAADAGYDFSLMSGVIATNEEQFARTVTKVRDAAGGNLSGARVAVWGLAFKAGTDDIRESPAIRVINQLMEAGADVIAFDPQASVPGIPEGGDAMSTIKGADVLLIATEWPEFQRHDLRAVAAQMRGSAIVDARNLLDPVAVRAVGLSYVGVGR, encoded by the coding sequence ATGCGAGTAGCCGTGATCGGAGCAGGATACGTGGGTCTGGTACAGGCCGTCGGTCTCGCTCACCTCGGTAACCAGGTGACCCTCGCAGAACGGGATCCGGCCCGCGTTGTCGAGATTCAGGAGGGTCGATCTCCGATCTTCGAGCCGGGGCTCCCCGAACTCTTGAGCGCCACCCTCGCCGACGGGTCGCTGCTCGTTACCGATTCGAATCAGGAGGCCGTCAAGGACGCTCAGATTGTGTTTCTGGCACTGCCGACCCCCCAGGGCGATGACGGGGAGGCCGACGTGTCGGCGATTTATTCCGTTGCCGACGAACTCGCCGCCGTTTTGCCGCAGGACTGCTTGGTCGTCACCAAATCAACGGTGCCTGTCGGGACCAATCTGGAAGTCGGAATCAGGACCGGACGGCCCGTGGCGTCGAACCCCGAGTTTCTGCGCGAGGGGAGTGCGGTGACGGATTTCATGAAGCCCGACCGTATCGTCATTGGTACCGATGATCGACGCAACGTCGATCAGTTGATCGAACTGTATCGATCGATCGACGCCCCAATCCTGGTGACCGACCTCACTTCGGCCGAGGTCATCAAGTACGCAGCCAATGGCTATTTGGCCGCCAGGGTCACCTATGCGAATGCAATGGCCAATGTGTGCGAGGCGGTAGGGGCCGATGTGCGCGACGTCTTGCTCGGGATTGGCTACGACCACCGCATCGGGTTCTCGTTCATGCGTCCCGGTCCCGGGTTTGGTGGTTCATGCTTTCCCAAGGACACCCGAGCGCTCGTTCGTTTGGCAGCGGACGCCGGCTACGACTTTTCGCTCATGTCTGGCGTGATTGCAACCAATGAAGAACAATTCGCCAGAACGGTTACGAAAGTCCGGGATGCGGCCGGCGGCAACCTCTCTGGAGCGAGAGTGGCGGTGTGGGGATTGGCGTTCAAGGCCGGGACCGATGACATCCGAGAGAGTCCCGCCATTCGAGTAATCAACCAGTTGATGGAAGCCGGGGCTGACGTCATCGCGTTTGATCCCCAGGCGTCCGTGCCGGGTATCCCCGAAGGGGGTGATGCTATGTCGACCATCAAGGGGGCTGACGTTTTACTCATCGCTACCGAATGGCCTGAGTTCCAGCGCCATGACCTGCGGGCCGTCGCCGCCCAAATGCGTGGCTCGGCCATTGTCGACGCCCGTAACCTTCTGGATCCGGTTGCAGTGAGAGCAGTCGGACTCTCGTACGTCGGGGTGGGTCGGTGA
- a CDS encoding LCP family protein, whose protein sequence is MAKKPDKWIWVKRSVITTLILANLMVGYALWQVNQVSDQLANFTTVPQLDEILTESPADPGDPITFLMLGSDSRENLPDDWGGDFGDFKGQRADVIMLVRAFPDSGSVQLLSLPRDLRVDVDGYGVQKVNAAYAFGGASLMLSTVQAELGIPIHHYVEIDFVGFAGLVDKLGGLTVTFPYPARDLKSKLSVEAGTQNLDGRMALAYARSRSYQELRDGQWVSADANDIGRTKRQQQLLGGILGQLKKPSNVVGVQSLVAELAQFMVVDPNFSELDLVSLAFAFRTFGTDNISAATLPTHTEIIDGLYYEIRDEPAATDALSAFEQVTPQAAEAIPTTTMPQILTIEVANGNGTLGAATRWAGALADMGFEVVSVVDYDTFAVPVTQIVSPIGSGYGELVFQRLGFGEVVEGTPGTSDVLIILGADSLNQPG, encoded by the coding sequence ATGGCTAAGAAGCCCGACAAATGGATCTGGGTCAAGCGAAGTGTCATCACGACTCTGATCCTTGCAAACCTCATGGTTGGGTACGCGCTGTGGCAGGTCAATCAGGTGTCGGATCAGCTGGCGAACTTCACCACCGTGCCGCAGCTCGACGAAATACTGACCGAATCTCCAGCCGACCCGGGTGACCCGATCACGTTTTTGATGCTCGGGTCGGACTCCCGCGAGAATTTGCCGGACGATTGGGGCGGTGACTTCGGAGATTTCAAGGGCCAACGCGCCGACGTCATCATGCTCGTCAGGGCGTTCCCTGATTCCGGTTCGGTCCAGCTTCTCAGCCTCCCTCGTGACCTACGCGTAGATGTCGACGGGTACGGGGTTCAGAAGGTGAACGCCGCCTATGCATTCGGTGGCGCGTCACTCATGCTGTCGACGGTTCAGGCAGAGCTGGGGATCCCGATCCACCACTATGTCGAGATCGACTTTGTCGGTTTTGCCGGTCTCGTCGACAAGCTTGGCGGGCTGACCGTCACCTTCCCGTATCCGGCCCGCGACCTGAAGAGCAAACTCTCGGTTGAGGCGGGAACACAGAATCTCGACGGGCGGATGGCCTTGGCGTACGCCCGGTCACGGTCTTATCAGGAATTACGCGATGGACAGTGGGTCAGCGCAGACGCCAATGATATCGGCAGGACCAAACGACAACAGCAGTTGCTTGGGGGGATTCTCGGTCAGCTCAAGAAGCCGTCAAATGTCGTAGGCGTTCAGTCTCTCGTCGCCGAGCTAGCCCAGTTCATGGTGGTCGATCCGAACTTCAGCGAGCTGGATCTCGTCTCACTCGCCTTCGCTTTTCGGACCTTTGGGACCGACAACATTTCGGCGGCCACTCTGCCAACCCACACCGAGATCATCGACGGGCTCTATTACGAGATCCGCGATGAGCCGGCTGCAACCGACGCCCTATCGGCCTTCGAGCAAGTGACCCCCCAGGCGGCCGAAGCGATTCCGACCACGACCATGCCCCAGATTCTGACCATTGAAGTGGCCAACGGCAACGGCACCCTTGGAGCAGCTACTCGCTGGGCGGGCGCCCTCGCCGATATGGGCTTTGAGGTGGTGTCGGTCGTTGACTATGACACGTTCGCTGTCCCCGTTACCCAGATTGTGAGCCCGATTGGATCGGGGTACGGAGAACTCGTCTTTCAACGGCTCGGGTTCGGAGAAGTTGTCGAAGGGACCCCTGGCACCTCCGATGTCCTCATCATCCTCGGAGCCGACTCGCTCAATCAACCCGGCTAA
- a CDS encoding dienelactone hydrolase family protein, with amino-acid sequence MAVLPHEGTYNILFHSYAIPVGSGFRSGYLARPDQVGKYPAVIVLPGIFGLQSFEKDWVRQLARHGFVAISFDPYPSPLPSESTLDEAVSAYSALDDRRALTDIDRAIDFAVGGASDFTVSGPVGMVGVDTGGRFGLLYAADRHRLAGLVVIHAPLAGDEQRMLTVRDALERILIPVLGLYGANDEHIPSEGVDVAADLNPSGQWIVYEAAGHGFMDPDSDSFQSGAASDASSRIPKFLSASLPHPEPSDY; translated from the coding sequence GTGGCGGTTCTTCCTCATGAGGGCACCTACAACATCCTGTTTCATTCCTATGCCATCCCGGTCGGGAGCGGGTTCAGAAGCGGGTACCTGGCGCGCCCCGACCAGGTCGGAAAATACCCGGCAGTAATTGTCCTTCCCGGCATTTTCGGTCTGCAGTCTTTCGAGAAGGATTGGGTCCGTCAACTGGCCCGTCACGGGTTTGTGGCAATCTCGTTTGACCCGTACCCATCGCCACTGCCATCAGAATCAACCCTCGACGAAGCGGTGTCGGCGTACAGTGCCCTGGACGATCGCAGAGCTCTCACGGACATCGATCGAGCCATCGATTTCGCGGTCGGAGGCGCTTCTGATTTTACGGTCAGCGGACCGGTCGGCATGGTCGGAGTTGACACGGGTGGGCGTTTTGGACTCCTGTATGCCGCTGATCGACATCGTCTCGCCGGCCTGGTTGTCATTCATGCCCCGTTGGCCGGGGATGAGCAGAGAATGCTTACAGTCAGGGATGCCCTTGAGCGGATTCTGATCCCGGTGCTCGGCCTGTATGGCGCCAACGACGAACACATTCCCTCCGAAGGTGTCGACGTCGCCGCCGACCTCAACCCGTCGGGACAATGGATTGTCTACGAGGCGGCCGGACACGGCTTCATGGATCCCGACTCCGATTCGTTTCAGTCGGGCGCGGCTTCTGATGCCTCTTCACGTATACCGAAGTTCCTGTCCGCCAGCCTCCCGCATCCCGAACCTAGTGACTACTGA
- a CDS encoding biotin--[acetyl-CoA-carboxylase] ligase: MDTPYVFEWIEETTSTQDEARRLFDGSPVVIAAARQTRGRGRNDRTWENAPRAIAVSVCWAPGWEPSTFGRLPLVAGLAATDVIDARLKWPNDLVNAAGHKVGGILAEAVGPVVTIGFGLNLYWPEPPDGYGAVYREDPGRCESLAAAFGSQLLMRADAGSEHWDRAAYLERCVTIDNLITWRPGGAGRAVGVGQGGELMVETSDGIRSLVTGEVWEVRSSPS, encoded by the coding sequence TTGGATACACCCTACGTTTTCGAATGGATTGAGGAAACTACCTCGACTCAAGATGAGGCGCGTCGTCTCTTCGACGGATCACCCGTGGTGATTGCTGCGGCTCGCCAAACTCGTGGCCGGGGGCGGAATGATCGGACGTGGGAGAACGCGCCGCGTGCCATTGCGGTTTCCGTCTGTTGGGCGCCAGGGTGGGAGCCATCGACATTCGGACGGCTCCCGCTGGTGGCGGGGTTGGCGGCGACCGATGTGATTGACGCCAGGCTGAAGTGGCCCAATGACCTGGTGAATGCCGCCGGGCACAAAGTCGGAGGCATTTTGGCTGAAGCAGTTGGACCGGTTGTCACGATCGGGTTCGGGCTGAACCTCTATTGGCCAGAACCTCCTGATGGATATGGAGCCGTCTATAGGGAGGATCCCGGTCGATGTGAGAGCCTGGCCGCCGCATTTGGGTCCCAACTCTTGATGAGGGCTGATGCGGGGAGCGAGCACTGGGATCGGGCGGCATACCTGGAGCGCTGTGTGACGATCGACAACCTCATTACCTGGAGACCGGGTGGTGCCGGCCGAGCGGTCGGTGTTGGCCAGGGTGGCGAACTCATGGTTGAAACCAGCGATGGTATTCGATCGCTCGTGACGGGTGAGGTCTGGGAGGTCCGCTCCAGCCCGTCATAG
- a CDS encoding acyl-CoA carboxylase subunit beta has product MLREQAQHSGSQRAVDRQHDQGKLTARERLGLLLDKGSFEEIDMFVRHQASGFGLEDQRPPGDAVITGWGTIDGRTVFVFAEDFTVFGGSLGQAVSEKICKVLDMAMEVGAPVIGLKDSGGARIQEGVDALDGYGRIFFKNVRASGVIPQISVIMGPCAGGAVYSPAITDFIFQVEGTSHLFITGPEVIKTVTGEDVSMEELGGAHAHASISGVTHFVCASEEEALDEVRYLVSFLPQNNMEVPPFFAPGDSPDRTIDLLDAIIPDSPNQPYNMVDLIEAVVDDGEFYQVHELFARNIVTGLARLDGYTVGVVGNQPNTMAGTLDISASEKSARFVRFCDAFNIPLVTFVDVPGFMPGVEQEHGGIIRHGAKLLYAYCEATVPRITIITRKSYGGAYLVMNARGIGADMVYAWPSAQIAVMGAPGAVNIIHRKTLSEAKDLEVRRKELIDEYEHTFNNPYRAAELGLVDDVIEPRDTRVRLIRALDMLRNKRQTLPPKKHGNIPL; this is encoded by the coding sequence ATGTTGCGCGAACAAGCCCAGCACTCGGGCAGCCAGCGCGCCGTTGACCGCCAGCATGACCAGGGCAAACTAACCGCCCGCGAGCGCCTAGGACTCTTGCTCGACAAAGGCTCATTCGAAGAGATCGACATGTTCGTGCGCCATCAGGCATCCGGGTTCGGGCTCGAAGATCAGCGTCCACCCGGCGATGCGGTCATCACCGGATGGGGAACGATCGACGGACGGACAGTTTTCGTGTTTGCCGAGGACTTCACCGTATTCGGTGGTTCGCTCGGTCAGGCAGTCTCCGAGAAGATCTGCAAGGTTCTCGACATGGCCATGGAGGTGGGTGCCCCGGTCATCGGCCTCAAGGATTCGGGCGGAGCCAGGATCCAGGAAGGCGTCGACGCGCTCGACGGCTATGGCCGGATATTTTTCAAAAACGTCCGCGCCTCCGGGGTCATTCCGCAGATCTCCGTCATCATGGGCCCATGCGCCGGCGGAGCGGTCTACTCGCCAGCCATCACCGACTTCATTTTCCAGGTCGAAGGAACTTCCCATCTGTTCATCACCGGACCTGAAGTGATCAAGACGGTTACGGGCGAGGATGTCTCCATGGAAGAACTCGGAGGCGCCCATGCCCACGCCTCCATTTCGGGTGTGACGCACTTCGTTTGCGCGTCTGAGGAGGAAGCACTCGATGAGGTTCGCTACCTCGTCAGTTTCCTGCCGCAAAACAACATGGAGGTTCCGCCGTTCTTCGCTCCTGGCGACTCGCCGGATCGGACGATCGATCTCCTCGACGCGATCATTCCCGATTCTCCCAATCAGCCATACAACATGGTCGACCTCATCGAAGCAGTAGTCGACGACGGCGAGTTCTATCAGGTCCATGAATTGTTCGCCAGGAACATCGTCACCGGCCTGGCCAGGCTCGACGGCTACACCGTCGGCGTGGTCGGCAACCAACCAAACACCATGGCGGGAACGCTCGATATCAGCGCGTCTGAGAAAAGCGCCCGATTTGTTCGGTTCTGCGACGCATTCAACATTCCGCTCGTGACGTTCGTGGACGTGCCCGGATTCATGCCAGGCGTCGAACAAGAACACGGCGGCATCATTCGCCATGGAGCAAAGCTGCTGTATGCGTATTGTGAGGCAACCGTTCCTCGCATCACGATCATTACTCGCAAGTCATACGGCGGGGCGTACCTCGTCATGAATGCTCGCGGCATCGGTGCCGACATGGTGTATGCATGGCCGTCAGCTCAAATCGCGGTCATGGGCGCCCCCGGAGCCGTTAACATCATTCATCGCAAGACCCTGAGCGAGGCAAAAGATCTTGAGGTGCGACGTAAGGAACTCATCGATGAGTACGAGCACACCTTCAACAATCCGTATAGAGCCGCAGAGCTCGGATTGGTCGACGATGTGATCGAACCACGCGACACAAGAGTCCGACTGATCAGAGCGCTCGATATGCTCAGAAACAAGCGCCAAACACTGCCCCCGAAAAAGCATGGGAACATTCCACTGTGA